The Deinococcota bacterium nucleotide sequence CGCCGCCGAGCGGCAGGGCGAGCGTGCCGACCTCCAGGGCGGCGCCGTGCAGGCGCATGCGCCCCCGCACCAGGTCGATTTCCGCCCGGGGCGCCGTGAGGCGCAGGGGCGGGTCGCCGGAGACCGGGTCGAAGACCGGGTCGCCCTCGCGGCAGGTGGTGGCGACGGCCGCCTCGAGCTTGAGGAGCTCGCCGTCCAGCTTAGCCCGCGCCGCCGTCAGGCGGTAGTCGGGCGTGTCGAGGGCGGGCCCGGTGAGAGCCAGTTCACCGCTGTCCAAGTCGTAGCGCGCCGCCTCCGCCCGGCCCTGGCTGCGGTGGCCGCGAAAGCGCACGTCCTGGAGCGCCAGGGTGCGCCCGTCGGCGCTGAGCGCCGCGGCCGCTACCGTCCAGCCCTCAAAGGCGAGCGCCGCCTGAGCGAGCGAGAAGAGAGCGGGCGAGGGGCGGGTGTCCACCCGCACCCTCTCGCCGCGCAGGGTCCAGCGCGGCTCGCCCGAAGGGCTTCTGGCCTCGCTCTCGAGGCAGATGCCGCCGTAGAGCTCGGCCACCTCCCCCTCCAGGCGCAGCTCGGCGAAGTAGGCGCGGCCAAAACCGCTCACGCTGAGCGAGCGCTCGGAAAAGCCGGCGCAGTCAGGGGCCAGCCCGTCACCAGCCAGCCCATCACCAGCCAGCCCATCACCAGCCAAGCCGTACCCGGCGAGCCCGGAGCCGGCAAGGCCGAGCAGGCCGACCAGGCCGAGCAGCCGACCAAGCCGCCTCGTCACGCCTGCCTCATTGGCGCAGGTAGGCCCCAAGACGCGCCACCCTCTGGGGATCGGGCTCGGTCGAGACGGTCACGCCCAAGGCGTCGCCGGCGCCCGCGAGGTCGAGCTCGAGCAGGTCGTCCGCGCGCATACTCACCAAGCTGAGGGGGCCGTCCTCGAGGCGGTAGGGGCCGACCAGGAGCGCCGCCCCAGAGTGGAGGTCGACCACCAGCGCGCGACCGGAGAGGGCGGGTGCCTCGCTCCGCACCTCTTCAGCCACCAGGACGCCGTCCTCGAAAAAGACCCGCAGCCTCTCGGCGCTGGCGCTGAGGCCGCCTCTCACCAGCTCGACCTTACCCTCGGCGAAGAGCGTCTGGCTAGCCGGCTCGAGGCGGATGCGCTCAGCCTTGACCTCGCTCAAGCCGCCGCCGAAGTCGCCACCAGAGTCGCCTCGGGCCCGGGCCTGCTCGAGCTCGATAAAGACGCCCTCCCGCAGCCGGACCACCGCGCCCGCCAGGCTGATGCCGCGCTCGCGGTCTTGCACCTCGCCGCCGTCGGCCAAGACGGTCAGGCCGGTGGCGATGTCGTAGCTCTGGCGGCCGTAGGGGATCACCGTGAGGGCGGCGAAGTCCGCGGCCGGAGCCGCGGCGGTGAGAACCGGGAAGAGAAGCAGGGACGAGACCACGAAGGTAAAAAGGGACGACGCGCTGAGCATAGCGCAGTCTATGGCGCGGCCCCATGAGAAGCGGCCATGATCGTGACGCGCTCCAAGGCCCGCGCGCTAGGCGCCGGGCCCCAGGACGGCGGTGAAGAGCGCGTCGAAAGGGCGGCGCGCCAAGAGCCTGTCGGCCTCGTCCAGGCCAGTGTTCATGATCCGCTCGACGAGGGCCGGGACGCTTCTATAGTCCCCGGTGTAGAGGTAGCTCGAGCCGAGCGACATGAGCCGGCCAAAGGGCGTCTCGCCGCCGAGCGTCAGGCCGGTGGCCAGCTTGCGCTGCGCCCGCTCCCACTCGCCAGCCTCCAGGCCGCCCGCCTGGGCGTCTTGGAGGGTCCTCTCGAAGATGTCCAGGACCTGCGGCGCCAGGCCGGGCGCGCAGGACAGGTAGCCCACGAAGCTGCCCGAGCCGTCGGCGCCGTCGTGCGAGAGCGAGGCGCTGTCGGCGAGGCCGCCGTCGACCAGCGCCCAGTAGAGGCGGCTGCCCGAGGAGGCGCCCAGACAGCTCGCCAAGATACCCGCGGCGAAGCGCAAGGGGTCGGCCGCCGAGACGCCCGGCGCGTAGGCGACCGCGTGAACGCGCTTCAGCTTGGCGCTCTCAAGGTCCTGCCGGCCACGGGCCGGCCTCAGCTCGGGGTAGCGGCGGGGCGCGTCCTGCGGCTGCCACTCGGCCGTCAGAGCCGACACCTGCGCTAGGACCGCCTCCCAGTCGTAGCGCCCGCTCAGGGCCAGGACCAGGTTGTTGGG carries:
- a CDS encoding insulinase family protein codes for the protein MSSEGLTGGLTERAGLEFHRTTLDNGLTVIGERNPRAQSFAAGYFVRTGARDETQELSGVSHFLEHMMFRGSARRGGDEVLREFDELGAKYNAYTSDETTVYYGSVLPERAGALLDLLSDMMRPLLRETDFETEKKVILEEIAMYEDRPAFKVFEEGGRLYYRGHPLGNPVLGSSASIRTLSRGAMLDYFRARYAPNNLVLALSGRYDWEAVLAQVSALTAEWQPQDAPRRYPELRPARGRQDLESAKLKRVHAVAYAPGVSAADPLRFAAGILASCLGASSGSRLYWALVDGGLADSASLSHDGADGSGSFVGYLSCAPGLAPQVLDIFERTLQDAQAGGLEAGEWERAQRKLATGLTLGGETPFGRLMSLGSSYLYTGDYRSVPALVERIMNTGLDEADRLLARRPFDALFTAVLGPGA